CGCTCAAGGTCTCGCCGAACAGCACCACGCCCATCACGAAGGTGCCGGCCGCGCCGATGCCGGTCCACACCGAATAGGCAACGCCGACCTCGAGCACCTTCAACGCGCGCCCGAGCAGGACGACGAAGGCGGCGAGCAGCACGAGCGAAATGATGCTCCAGCCCAACCTCGTGTAGCCTTCGGCATATTTCATCGAGATCGCCCAACCGACATCGAGCGCGCCGGCGACCACCAGCATCAGCCAGGCCATGGATTGCGACATCGGCGTTGCGCTCAGGCCGCGAGCTTGAGCAGATGCGCGTCGTGGCGGACGAGGAAGGCGCGCAGCAATTGCGGATAGTCCTGGCCCACGGCAGTCCGGACGCTCGGACGCTTCGATAGCTCCGCACGCCAGTCCCGGACCTTCGGCACGTCGTTGAAAATGCCGTGCTCGGTCAATTCGTCGAACAGATCGAAATAGCGGAAGACCGGCGCGAACACGGCGTCGACGAGACTAAAGGCGTCGCCGGCGAAGAACGGACCCCCGCCTAGCGCGGCTTCGACACGCGCGAACTTTGCGACAAGCGCCTGCCGCTTGCTTTCGAACGTCGCGGCATCCGTCGTCGTCTCCAGGCCCCAGAGATCGCCGAGGATCGCCGAGCCGAACTCCATCCAGGCGCGGTGCTCGGCACGCTTCAGCGGGTCAGCCGGATGCAGTTTCGCGCCGCCTTGCGTCTCCTCGATGTACTCGCAGATCACGTTGCTCTCGAACAGCGCGACCTCGCCCTTGTCAGTCGTCACCACCAGCACCGGCACCTTGCCGAGCGGCGACAGTTTCAGAAACCAATCGGGCTTGGCAGCGAGATCGATGTCGACCCGCTCGAACGGAACGCCCTTCTCCTTCAACGCGATCACTGCGCGCTGCACGTAGGGGCAAAGCTTGTGGCTGATCAGTTTCAGTGAGGCGGTCATGGCGTTGACCCCGGCGATTAGATGCAGATGCATTAAATGTAGATGCATTTGCATGCACTCGTCAAGTTCAATGCAACTGCATTAATTGCGGCCGAGCGAAGCGTCGCAGAATCGTTGCGGTATTAGGATGACGGCGCACTTCTTGCCACTGCTGGCGTCGGGCAAAACACCGCAAGCCTCGTCAACCCCTTCCGGCAAAATATTCCGCTTTCCCGAATTGAAGCCACCCTCAGGGCCGTGCGATCACCCCGCCCGTCATCGGCATCGGCACGCCCGTGGTCGCCGGATAGGACAGCGGCAGGCCCTTCAGGCCGCGGGCAGCGAGGAAACCGAAGGCCTGGGCTTCGATGGCATCGGAGGCCCACCCGAGCGTCTCCGCCGCCTCGACGGTCGCCGAGCCCACCCGCTCCCGCAGCATCCTGAGCATGGTGAGGTTGCGGGCGCCGCCGCCGCAGACGATCCAGCCCCGCGGCCGCCGCGGCAACAACGGGATGATCCGGGCGATCGCCGCCGCGGTGAAGGCGGTCAGGGTCGCCGCGCCGTCGGCGGGCGCGACGTCGCCGAGCTTGAGTGCAGCGAAGTCGTTACGGTCCAGCGATTTCGGCGGAGGCAACGTAAAGAACGGCAGCTTCAGTGCGCTGGCGATCCAGGCCTCATCGACCTTGCCGAGAGCTGCAAATCTTCCTTCCGCATCGAACGCCTGGTTCATGGCGCGGTACATGAAATCATCCAGCAGCGCGTTGCCGGGGCCGGTGTCGCAGGCGATCAGCGTCTCGTTGCCGTCGATATAGGTGATGTTGGAAACGCCGCCGATATTGACCACGACGATCGGCCCTTCGCGGCCCAGCGAATGGGCGAGCGCGCGGTGGTAGACCGGCACGAGGGGCGCGCCCTGCCCGCCAGCCTCGACGTCTGCGGCGCGGAAATCAAACATCACCGGAACGTGGATCGCCCTCGCCAGCGCCGGCGCGTCGCCGATCTGGACCGTCAGCCGCTTCTCGGGGCGGTGCAGCACGGTCTGGCCGTGGAAGCCGACGATGTCGATATCCTCCGGCCTCATGCGATTCTGGGCGAAGAAGGCGGCCACCGCCTCGGCATGCGCCTGCGTCACGGCGCGCTCGGCATCGGCCAGCACTCCCGGCCGGGCTTCGCGTTGCGGCAGGTGCACAGCCTCGGTGAGCGCCTGGCGCAGCAGATTGCGCTCTGCCGGGCTATAGGGCCGGTAGCCGGTCGCGCCGAACGCCTTGACCTGCTTCCCGTCGGTCTCGATCAGCGCGACGTCCACCCCGTCCAGCGAGGTACCGCTCATCAAACCGAGTGCCGTCAACATCATGGGATCAGCGTCCTCGAAAGTCCCGCGCCGGCATGCCGATCTTGTGCCAGAGGGACACATCTTATAATGCCACAGCGCCAAGCGGCGGGCAGCCATCGGGTTCCCACCCAAGACCCTTAAATTGCCCCCAAAACAGTAAACCAAGAATTGTCAGGCGCGCCGACAGATGACTGCATTTAAATCGGATTTCCTCAATACCCTGCAGGAACGTGGTTTCATCCACCAGTGCTCCGATTTCGAGGGGCTGGACGCGCTCGCCGCCAAGGGCGAAGCGACGGCCTATGTCGGCTACGATTGCACCGCCCGTTCGCTGCATATCGGCAATTACCTGACCATGATGATGCTGCACTGGCTGCAGCAGTCCGGCAACAAGCCGATCACGCTGATGGGCGGCGGCACCACCATGGTGGGCGATCCCTCCGGCAAGGACGAGACGCGCGCGATGCGCACCGTCGCCGAGATCGAGGCCAACAAGGAATCGATCCGCGGCGTGTTCGCGAAGGTGCTGCGCTACGGCGAAGGCAAGAGCGACGCCGTCATGCTCGACAATGCGGAGTGGCTGACCAGGCTGAACTGGATCGAGATGCTGCGCGACGTCGGCCGGCACTTCTCGGTCAATCGCATGCTGACCATGGACTCCGTGCGGCTGCGCCTCGAGCGCGAGCAGGAGATGAGCTTCATCGAGTTCAACTACATGGTCTGCCAGGCCTACGACTTCGTCGAGCTCGCCAAGCGTACCGGCTGCAAATTGCAGATGGGCGGTTCGGACCAGTGGGGCAACATCATCATGGGCGTCGATCTCGGCCGCCGCATGGGCACGCATCAACTGTTCGCGCTGACGACGCCGCTGCTCACGACGGCCTCGGGCGCCAAGATGGGCAAGACCGCGCAAGGCGCGGTCTGGCTCAACGCCGACCAGTTCTCGCCGTATGATTTCTGGCAGTACTGGCGCAACACCGAGGATGCCGACGTCGGCAAATTCCTGAAACTGTTCACGACGCTGCCGATGAGCGAGATCAAGAAGCTCGAGGCGCTCGGCGGCTCGGAGATCAACGAGGCCAAGAAGGTGCTCGCGACCGAGGCGACGGCGCTGCTGCACGGCCGCGATGCCGCGAACGAAGCGGCGGAGACCGCGCGCCGTACCTTCGAGGAAGGCGCGCTCGCCGAGAGCCTGCCGACGGTGGAAATTCCGCGCGGCGAGTTGGAGGCCGGCCTCGGCGTGCTCAACGCCTTCGTCAAGGCGGGTCTCGTCACGTCCAACGGGGAAGCACGGCGCCAGATCAAGGGCGGCGGCCTGCGCGTCAACGACGAGCCGGTCACGGACGAGAAGATGGCACTCTCGGCGGCCAATCTGACGCCCGAAGGCGTGATCAAGCTCTCCTTCGGCAAGAAGAAGCACATCCTGATCAAGCCTGCATAGGCGTATGAGCTTTTCACTGCTTGTCAGGGCGCGCGGATACGCGCTCCCTGACGAGCAATGGACCAGGACACGCCCAAAGCTGCGGTCAAGGAAACGAGCAAGGACGGCGTAGCGGCGCCCCCGCAAGGTGCCGTGCGCGTCGCGCTCACCGTGCTCGCGCTCTGCTTCACGCTGGCCGTGCTCGGCCGCGGGCTCGGCGACAGCTTTACGGTTTTCCTGAAGCCGATCTCGGAGAGCTTCGGCTGGGACCGCGCGCAGATCGTCTCGGTCTATTCGCTCACATGGCTCGCGAGCGGTCTCACCGCGCCCTTCGTCGGCCGCTTGTTCGACCATTCCGGACCCCGCATCGTCTATGCGCTCGGCCTGTTGCTGCTCGGCGCGGCATTCCTGATCGCGGCCCACGCCCAGCATCTCTGGCAGTTCCAGCTCTCGATCGGCCTCTGCGTCGGCATCGGCGTCGCCTTCATCGGCATCGTGCCGAACTCGATCCTGCTCGGCCGCTGGTTCGGACCGCGTCTGCCGACCGCAATGTCGGTGGTGTATTCGGCCATGGGCGGCGGCGTGCTGGCGCTGTTGCCTGCCTCGCAGCTCCTGATCGATCACATCGGCTGGCGCGACACCTATCAGCTGTTCGGCTTGGCGGCACTGGGCCTGCTCGTTCCGCTGATGCTGCTGCCCTGGCGGCTGTTCGCCGCGGGCTCGCCGCATGTCGTGAAGAAGACCGATCCCGACTTCGTCGACAAGGGCTGGACGCTTCTCGGCGCCATGCGCCATCACGCCTTCTGGGCGCTGTTCGCGACCTTCTTCTTCACCGCCGTCGGCATGTACGCGATCGCCGCGCAGATCGTTGCCTATCTGATCGATGCCGGCTTCCCGCCGCTTCAGGCTGCGACGGCCTGGGGGTTTTCCGGAATCGTCCTGGTGTTCGGAATGTTGGGCGTGTCCGCGCTCGACGGGCTGATCGGGCGGCGGCCGTCGGTGCTGCTCAGCTACGCCATCTCGATCCTCGGCATCTTCCTGCTCTGGCTCTTGCAGTATTATCCGAACGTCGTTCTGCTCACGGGCTTCGTCATCTGCTTCGGCAGCATGATGGGCTCGCGCGGCCCCCTGATCAGCGCCACCGCGATGAGGATCTTCCAGGGCAAGCGCGTGGGAACCATCTACGGCACGATCTCGATCGGCAGTGGCCTCGGCTCGGCGTTCGGCTCCTGGAGCGGCGGGCTGATTCATGACGCGACCCACGGC
The nucleotide sequence above comes from Bradyrhizobium sp. NDS-1. Encoded proteins:
- a CDS encoding MFS transporter, whose product is MDQDTPKAAVKETSKDGVAAPPQGAVRVALTVLALCFTLAVLGRGLGDSFTVFLKPISESFGWDRAQIVSVYSLTWLASGLTAPFVGRLFDHSGPRIVYALGLLLLGAAFLIAAHAQHLWQFQLSIGLCVGIGVAFIGIVPNSILLGRWFGPRLPTAMSVVYSAMGGGVLALLPASQLLIDHIGWRDTYQLFGLAALGLLVPLMLLPWRLFAAGSPHVVKKTDPDFVDKGWTLLGAMRHHAFWALFATFFFTAVGMYAIAAQIVAYLIDAGFPPLQAATAWGFSGIVLVFGMLGVSALDGLIGRRPSVLLSYAISILGIFLLWLLQYYPNVVLLTGFVICFGSMMGSRGPLISATAMRIFQGKRVGTIYGTISIGSGLGSAFGSWSGGLIHDATHGYNAVLAFALASVILGMIPFLIVPALRR
- the tyrS gene encoding tyrosine--tRNA ligase; the protein is MTAFKSDFLNTLQERGFIHQCSDFEGLDALAAKGEATAYVGYDCTARSLHIGNYLTMMMLHWLQQSGNKPITLMGGGTTMVGDPSGKDETRAMRTVAEIEANKESIRGVFAKVLRYGEGKSDAVMLDNAEWLTRLNWIEMLRDVGRHFSVNRMLTMDSVRLRLEREQEMSFIEFNYMVCQAYDFVELAKRTGCKLQMGGSDQWGNIIMGVDLGRRMGTHQLFALTTPLLTTASGAKMGKTAQGAVWLNADQFSPYDFWQYWRNTEDADVGKFLKLFTTLPMSEIKKLEALGGSEINEAKKVLATEATALLHGRDAANEAAETARRTFEEGALAESLPTVEIPRGELEAGLGVLNAFVKAGLVTSNGEARRQIKGGGLRVNDEPVTDEKMALSAANLTPEGVIKLSFGKKKHILIKPA
- a CDS encoding anhydro-N-acetylmuramic acid kinase, whose protein sequence is MMLTALGLMSGTSLDGVDVALIETDGKQVKAFGATGYRPYSPAERNLLRQALTEAVHLPQREARPGVLADAERAVTQAHAEAVAAFFAQNRMRPEDIDIVGFHGQTVLHRPEKRLTVQIGDAPALARAIHVPVMFDFRAADVEAGGQGAPLVPVYHRALAHSLGREGPIVVVNIGGVSNITYIDGNETLIACDTGPGNALLDDFMYRAMNQAFDAEGRFAALGKVDEAWIASALKLPFFTLPPPKSLDRNDFAALKLGDVAPADGAATLTAFTAAAIARIIPLLPRRPRGWIVCGGGARNLTMLRMLRERVGSATVEAAETLGWASDAIEAQAFGFLAARGLKGLPLSYPATTGVPMPMTGGVIARP
- a CDS encoding glutathione S-transferase family protein, with amino-acid sequence MTASLKLISHKLCPYVQRAVIALKEKGVPFERVDIDLAAKPDWFLKLSPLGKVPVLVVTTDKGEVALFESNVICEYIEETQGGAKLHPADPLKRAEHRAWMEFGSAILGDLWGLETTTDAATFESKRQALVAKFARVEAALGGGPFFAGDAFSLVDAVFAPVFRYFDLFDELTEHGIFNDVPKVRDWRAELSKRPSVRTAVGQDYPQLLRAFLVRHDAHLLKLAA
- a CDS encoding DMT family transporter — protein: MSQSMAWLMLVVAGALDVGWAISMKYAEGYTRLGWSIISLVLLAAFVVLLGRALKVLEVGVAYSVWTGIGAAGTFVMGVVLFGETLSAMKMVGIALVLAGIVALKLA